The Rhinopithecus roxellana isolate Shanxi Qingling chromosome 13, ASM756505v1, whole genome shotgun sequence genome contains a region encoding:
- the OSER1 gene encoding oxidative stress-responsive serine-rich protein 1 yields the protein MKSEAKDGEEESLQTAFKKLRVDASGSIASLSVGEGTGVRAPVRTATDDTKPKTTCASKDSWHGSTRKSSRGAVRTQRRRRSKSPVLHPPKFIHCSTIASSSNSQLKHKSQTDSPDGSSGLGISTPKEFSAGESSTSLDANHTGAVVEPLRTSVPRLPSESKKEDSSDATQVSQASLKASDLSDFQSVSKLNQGKPCTCIGKECQCKRWHDMEVYSFSGLQSVPPLAPERRSTLEDYSQSLHARTLSGSPRSCSEQARVFVDDVTIEDLSGYMEYYLYIPKKMSHMAEMMYT from the exons ATGAAATCCGAGGCCAAGGATGGAGAGGAGGAGAGTCTACAGACTGCTTTCAAGAAATTAAGAGTGGATGCATCAGG GTCCATAGCATCTCTGTCTGTTGGAGAAGGCACAGGTGTCAGAGCACCAGTCAGAACAGCAACAGATGATACCAAACCTAAAACCACATGTGCATCTAAAGACAGTTGGCACGG GTCTACAAGGAAGTCTTCACGAGGAGCAGTGAGAACTCAGCGTCGTCGACGTTCTAAGTCTCCTGTCCTTCATCCTCCAAAGTTTATACATTGCAGTACAAtagcatcttcttccaacagTCAACTGAAGCACAAAAGCCAGACTGACTCACCTGATGGCAGCAGTGGGCTGGGAATTTCAACCCCGAAAGAGTTCAGTGCAGGAGAAAGCTCTACTTCTCTCGATGCTAATCACACAGGGGCAGTCGTTGAGCCTTTGAGAACTTCCGTTCCAAGGCTCCCATCAGAGAGTAAGAAGGAAGACTCCTCTGACGCTACCCAAGTCTCCCAAGCAAGTCTCAAAGCCAGTGATCTCTCTGACTTTCAGTCCGTTTCCAAGCTAAACCAGGGCAAGCCATGCACATGCATAGGCAAGGAATGCCAGTGTAAGAGATGGCATGATATGGAAGTGTATTCCTTTTCAGGTCTGCAGAGTGTCCCTCCCTTGGCTCCAGAACGAAGATCCACACTTGAGGACTACTCTCAGTCGCTGCATGCCAGAACTCTGTCTGGCTCTCCCCGATCCTGTTCTGAGCAAGCTCGAGTCTTTGTGGATGATGTGACCATAGAGGACCTATCAGGCTACATGGAGTATTACTTGTATATTCCCAAGAAAATGTCCCACATGGCAGAAATGATGTACACCTGA